A section of the Rossellomorea marisflavi genome encodes:
- a CDS encoding PTS sugar transporter subunit IIB — MKVLFVCAGGMSSSIVVNALKKEGAKEGLEMDVLAIGTGEVADEISKGWDVCMVAPQIRHRFDQVKKAADGANVPCGPIPPQAYSPLGGATLLKTVKELTN; from the coding sequence ATGAAAGTATTATTTGTATGTGCAGGTGGGATGTCCAGTTCCATCGTCGTCAATGCATTGAAGAAAGAAGGGGCGAAAGAAGGGCTTGAAATGGACGTCCTGGCAATCGGGACGGGGGAAGTGGCCGATGAGATATCCAAGGGATGGGATGTCTGCATGGTAGCACCGCAGATCAGGCACCGCTTCGATCAGGTGAAGAAAGCGGCTGACGGGGCAAACGTACCATGTGGGCCGATCCCGCCACAGGCGTACTCACCGCTCGGTGGGGCCACATTATTGAAAACCGTCAAAGAATTGACGAACTAA
- a CDS encoding PTS sugar transporter subunit IIC, with product MQKFVNFLENNLSGPMARLSEQRHLQAIRDGVISALPFIIVGSFFLIVAFPPLPDAGVFGDIKQWAADNIVEILIPYRVTMFIMSLYIAFGIGYNLSKSYGLDPLSGAQMSVAALLLTITPQAVDGAWMLPMTNLGGHGLFVAMVVSILAVEILRFCKKRNITIKMPEQVPPSVARSFEALIPVAFVILGVSAITVWAGLDLHHLIGVAVAPLVTAGDSIFGVLIPVFLITFFWSFGIHGVSVVGTVARPLWEVFLVNNADAVANGQVIPHIAPETFYQWFIWIGGSGATLGLALAMVFFSRSKYLKALGRTSIVPVTFNINEPIIFGAPIVLNPVLIIPFVITPLITATIAYVATATGMISPTYIMPPWTLPAPIGAFLATGGDWRAVVMVFINIAISFAIYFPFFKMYDRKMVQVEENDQQAA from the coding sequence ATGCAAAAGTTTGTAAATTTCCTGGAGAATAATTTATCCGGGCCAATGGCGAGACTTTCGGAACAAAGGCATTTGCAGGCGATCCGGGATGGGGTCATTTCTGCACTGCCGTTCATTATCGTAGGATCATTCTTTTTGATTGTGGCGTTCCCACCGCTGCCTGATGCAGGGGTATTCGGTGACATCAAGCAGTGGGCTGCAGATAATATTGTGGAAATCCTGATTCCATACCGTGTCACCATGTTCATCATGTCGCTCTATATAGCCTTCGGGATAGGATACAATCTATCGAAAAGCTATGGCCTCGATCCTCTTTCAGGCGCTCAGATGTCCGTAGCTGCACTTCTCTTAACTATTACACCTCAGGCAGTTGACGGCGCATGGATGCTTCCAATGACAAACCTCGGGGGACATGGATTATTCGTTGCCATGGTCGTCTCGATACTCGCTGTGGAGATACTCAGGTTCTGTAAAAAGAGAAATATTACAATCAAAATGCCAGAACAGGTACCACCATCCGTGGCACGAAGTTTTGAAGCACTGATTCCTGTTGCCTTCGTCATCTTGGGTGTATCGGCCATAACCGTTTGGGCAGGTCTTGATCTTCACCATTTGATCGGTGTGGCAGTCGCTCCTCTTGTAACGGCAGGGGACAGCATTTTTGGGGTATTGATTCCTGTTTTCTTAATTACATTCTTCTGGTCATTCGGAATTCACGGAGTATCAGTAGTAGGAACCGTTGCTCGTCCATTATGGGAAGTGTTCCTAGTGAACAATGCTGACGCTGTTGCAAACGGTCAGGTTATTCCGCATATCGCTCCGGAAACCTTCTACCAATGGTTCATCTGGATCGGTGGATCAGGAGCTACACTTGGGCTCGCTCTTGCTATGGTATTCTTCTCCCGTTCCAAGTATTTGAAAGCATTGGGTCGTACCAGTATCGTACCTGTTACGTTTAATATCAATGAACCGATCATCTTCGGGGCACCGATCGTCCTGAATCCAGTCTTGATCATTCCGTTTGTCATCACACCACTTATTACGGCAACCATTGCTTATGTAGCAACAGCTACAGGCATGATTTCGCCGACCTATATCATGCCGCCGTGGACCCTACCGGCACCAATCGGCGCATTCCTGGCAACAGGAGGAGATTGGCGGGCTGTCGTCATGGTCTTCATCAACATCGCTATTTCGTTCGCTATCTACTTCCCGTTCTTCAAGATGTATGATAGAAAAATGGTGCAAGTAGAAGAAAACGACCAACAAGCCGCTTGA
- a CDS encoding 6-phospho-beta-glucosidase, protein MSMNKGLKIVTIGGGSSYTPEFVEGLINRYDELPVRELWLVDIPAGKDKLEIVGSLARRMVSKAGVPMTIHLALDREEALKDADFVTTQMRVGQLKARIQDERLPIKYGMIGQETNGAGGLFKGLRTIPVLLEIAEDMQRLCPDAWLINFTNPAGMVTEALLRYSKHSKVVGVCNLPINTKMTIARLLGVEVASVDIRFAGLNHMVYGLDVTVDGVSALDEVLELMGDEDKQLSMKNIAPLPWDPGFLKALGVIPCPYHRYFYKTSEILEKQLEEFKTGTTRAEVVQRLEDELFELYKNEDLDVKPPQLQERGGAYYSDAACNVISSIFNDKGDVQTLNIRNDGSITGIPDESAVEVNCIVTKEGPKPIHIGELPVAVSGLVQQIKSFERTAAEAAVSGSYEKALLAMAINPLVTSDSRAKPLLDELLDVHREFLPAFHAKSTLL, encoded by the coding sequence ATGAGCATGAATAAAGGCTTAAAAATCGTGACCATAGGCGGTGGCTCAAGCTACACGCCGGAGTTTGTGGAAGGCTTGATCAATCGATATGATGAGCTGCCTGTACGAGAGCTGTGGCTTGTGGATATCCCTGCTGGAAAAGATAAACTCGAAATTGTCGGGAGTCTTGCGCGGAGGATGGTGTCTAAGGCCGGTGTTCCCATGACCATTCACCTGGCTTTGGACAGGGAGGAAGCACTGAAGGATGCGGATTTTGTTACAACCCAGATGCGGGTCGGTCAGCTGAAGGCAAGGATCCAGGATGAAAGGCTGCCGATCAAGTACGGCATGATCGGGCAGGAAACGAACGGGGCAGGTGGACTATTCAAAGGCCTCCGCACGATTCCGGTTCTTCTTGAGATTGCAGAGGATATGCAGCGTCTTTGCCCTGATGCATGGCTGATCAATTTCACCAACCCGGCTGGGATGGTGACGGAGGCGTTGCTCCGATACAGCAAGCATTCCAAAGTCGTGGGCGTATGCAACCTGCCGATCAATACGAAGATGACCATTGCCAGGCTCCTTGGAGTAGAGGTCGCTTCCGTCGATATCCGGTTTGCCGGCTTGAATCATATGGTGTACGGACTGGATGTCACCGTCGATGGGGTGTCCGCTCTTGATGAGGTACTGGAACTGATGGGTGATGAGGATAAGCAGCTCAGCATGAAAAATATCGCCCCACTGCCATGGGATCCTGGCTTCTTGAAGGCTCTCGGAGTCATACCTTGTCCGTACCACCGGTATTTTTACAAAACCAGTGAGATCCTGGAGAAGCAACTGGAGGAATTCAAAACGGGGACAACCCGTGCCGAGGTCGTCCAACGATTGGAAGATGAATTGTTCGAGCTGTATAAAAACGAAGACCTTGATGTGAAGCCCCCGCAGCTTCAGGAGCGCGGAGGAGCCTACTACAGCGATGCCGCCTGCAATGTGATTTCTTCGATCTTCAATGATAAAGGGGATGTACAGACCCTGAACATCAGAAATGATGGCAGTATCACGGGCATCCCTGATGAGTCCGCCGTGGAAGTGAACTGTATCGTGACCAAAGAAGGGCCGAAACCGATCCATATCGGTGAACTGCCTGTAGCCGTCAGTGGACTTGTTCAACAAATCAAATCCTTTGAGCGGACCGCGGCAGAAGCAGCCGTGTCAGGCTCCTACGAAAAAGCCCTTCTGGCCATGGCGATCAATCCACTGGTCACAAGTGATTCAAGAGCGAAACCATTATTGGATGAACTGCTGGACGTCCACCGCGAATTTCTTCCTGCGTTCCATGCAAAGTCGACCCTCCTCTGA
- the metE gene encoding 5-methyltetrahydropteroyltriglutamate--homocysteine S-methyltransferase, producing the protein MVKSSNLGYPRIGEKREWKKALEQFWEGKLKEEEFVEKTDEIRLRHLKKQSDAGIDLIPVGDFSLYDHVLDTAAMFGVVPKRFGHGGGKVSLQTYYGMARGTGDAVASTMTKWFNTNYHYIVPELEGATPSLADNRPLRYFKEAKEQLGIIGKPVLIGPVTFVKLSKGYAPEEFDSVVDWFVPLYASILKELEEAGAEWVQIDEPVLCTDLTEDEWTVLEQVYDTLIKAAPGIKVILQTYFDRVSRYERVVRLPVHGIGLDFVHDGGGNRQALNTHGFPEDKVLAAGIIDGRNIWRADLDRTLSSLKQLEGIVSKDRLIIQPSSSLLHVPVTVKVEEGLRKHLKRTLSFADEKLQEIVTVTEAVKEGRPSISNELKESSDCLDNIEQSRTLRESEQLVENEVLQRAPFSERRVVQESELGLPLFPTTTIGSFPQTKEVRKERLKWRRGDVSDQDYRTFIQEEIEKWIDIQEKIGLDVLVHGEFERTDMVEYFGEKLGGFAFTKNGWVQSYGSRCVKPPIIHGDVSFQEPMTVDETVFAQSLTEKPVKGMLTGPITIMNWSFVRTDIPRYDVANQIALALRKEVEALEENGIRMIQVDEPALREGMPLQKEKRAGYLDAAVHAFKLATSSVKSSTQIHTHMCYSEFGEIIESIKALDADVISIETSRSHGNLIHSFEENTYSQGIGLGVYDIHSPRVPTLEEMTRNIERAIRVLDPQLFWINPDCGLKTRGPNETIEALVVMVEAAKKMRETVLAAQQ; encoded by the coding sequence ATGGTTAAAAGTTCAAATCTAGGTTACCCGAGGATCGGTGAAAAACGAGAGTGGAAGAAAGCACTGGAGCAATTTTGGGAAGGAAAGCTAAAGGAAGAAGAATTTGTGGAGAAGACAGATGAGATCCGCCTTCGTCATCTTAAAAAGCAGTCGGATGCAGGGATCGACCTGATTCCTGTCGGGGACTTCAGCCTGTATGATCATGTATTGGATACGGCCGCCATGTTCGGGGTGGTCCCGAAGCGGTTCGGTCATGGGGGAGGGAAGGTCTCTCTGCAAACGTATTACGGTATGGCAAGGGGAACGGGGGATGCGGTGGCATCCACGATGACGAAATGGTTCAACACGAATTACCATTACATCGTTCCAGAACTTGAAGGGGCTACGCCTTCTTTGGCTGATAATCGCCCGCTCCGCTACTTCAAGGAAGCGAAGGAGCAGCTTGGCATCATTGGAAAGCCGGTGCTCATAGGTCCGGTTACGTTTGTAAAGTTGTCCAAAGGTTATGCCCCCGAAGAGTTTGATAGCGTGGTCGATTGGTTCGTCCCGCTGTATGCATCCATTCTAAAGGAGCTTGAAGAGGCTGGCGCCGAATGGGTTCAGATTGATGAACCCGTACTTTGTACCGACCTCACAGAGGATGAGTGGACGGTCCTTGAGCAGGTCTATGACACGTTGATCAAGGCAGCACCTGGAATCAAGGTCATTCTTCAAACCTACTTTGATCGCGTCAGTCGCTATGAGAGGGTGGTCAGGCTTCCGGTACATGGGATCGGATTGGATTTTGTACACGATGGTGGAGGTAATCGTCAGGCACTGAACACCCATGGATTCCCTGAAGATAAGGTCTTGGCTGCTGGAATCATTGATGGAAGGAATATTTGGAGGGCAGATCTTGATCGGACTCTCTCCTCGCTTAAGCAATTGGAGGGCATTGTTTCAAAGGATCGGTTAATCATTCAGCCGTCATCGAGCCTGCTCCATGTGCCCGTCACGGTCAAAGTAGAGGAAGGGCTGAGGAAACACCTCAAACGCACACTTTCTTTTGCAGATGAAAAGCTGCAGGAAATCGTTACGGTTACGGAGGCTGTCAAGGAAGGGCGTCCTTCTATCTCAAATGAGCTGAAGGAAAGCTCTGACTGTCTCGACAATATCGAACAATCCCGGACACTCAGAGAGAGTGAACAACTGGTCGAAAATGAAGTCCTTCAACGTGCTCCATTCTCTGAAAGGCGGGTCGTTCAGGAATCAGAGCTGGGTCTGCCCCTCTTCCCTACCACTACGATTGGAAGCTTTCCTCAGACTAAAGAGGTGCGGAAAGAACGGCTTAAGTGGAGGAGGGGGGACGTAAGTGATCAGGACTACCGGACGTTCATCCAGGAAGAGATTGAGAAGTGGATCGACATCCAGGAAAAAATCGGTTTGGACGTACTGGTGCACGGAGAATTTGAACGGACGGATATGGTGGAATACTTCGGTGAAAAGCTTGGGGGATTTGCCTTCACAAAGAATGGCTGGGTGCAGTCCTACGGATCGCGCTGTGTGAAACCTCCGATCATTCACGGGGACGTCAGCTTCCAAGAACCGATGACAGTGGATGAAACGGTCTTTGCGCAATCACTGACTGAAAAACCTGTGAAGGGCATGCTGACTGGTCCGATCACGATCATGAACTGGTCATTTGTCCGGACAGACATTCCGCGTTATGATGTGGCCAATCAGATTGCCCTGGCCTTGAGAAAAGAAGTCGAAGCCCTCGAGGAGAATGGAATCCGCATGATCCAAGTCGATGAACCGGCCCTCAGGGAGGGGATGCCCCTGCAGAAAGAAAAGAGGGCAGGCTACCTAGATGCTGCCGTCCACGCTTTCAAACTTGCGACGTCATCTGTGAAAAGCAGTACGCAAATCCACACCCATATGTGCTATTCGGAGTTTGGGGAAATCATCGAGAGTATCAAAGCGCTCGATGCGGACGTCATATCGATCGAAACGTCAAGGAGTCATGGGAATCTCATTCATTCCTTTGAGGAAAACACCTATAGTCAAGGTATCGGTCTCGGCGTCTATGACATACACAGCCCAAGGGTTCCGACGCTCGAGGAGATGACTCGGAACATTGAACGGGCCATTCGCGTCCTCGATCCGCAACTGTTCTGGATCAATCCTGACTGTGGTTTGAAAACACGCGGACCGAACGAAACCATCGAAGCACTCGTCGTGATGGTGGAGGCAGCGAAGAAGATGAGGGAAACCGTTCTGGCAGCTCAACAGTGA
- a CDS encoding glycoside hydrolase family 10 protein: protein MKKAKKSVVVILLLVLLAPMWAGQASASAQPKHEMRAAWIATVQNIDMKAGMDKAAYTSWVQTTLDDLKERNFNTVIYQVKPTVDALYSSDLAPWSKYITGKAQGTDPGYDPLGIMLEEAHKRGIELHAWVNPYRVTMPGMTLNDLDPGNVAKLHPDWVLKYGSQYYLDPGLPEVQEYLIETVEELVANYDIEAVHMDDYFYPYKIAGQDFPDQATYEKYGKDFDSIEDWRRNNVDVLVKDINTSIKDMKEWVQFGISPFGVWRNIAKDPTGSDTTAGQTNYDDLYADTRQWIKDGSIDYITPQIYWSRDFAAANYSILLDWWSNEVTEYAYEHPVHLYIGTADYKVGDNFDQQWYDPYELPEQILDNRENGTAKGQMHFSLQQLYNNRLGYADILKEEIYTETALTPPTPWNNRELPKKPTKVKGKSKHGSVKLEIEDKKHTARKFVIYRFDGPREGDYNDPANIIDVVYADEDSYTDVPPGKGLYTYGVTSVSDTGLESRDAKTVRVKH from the coding sequence ATGAAGAAAGCAAAAAAGTCCGTTGTCGTGATCCTGCTTCTGGTCCTGCTTGCCCCTATGTGGGCCGGACAAGCTTCTGCATCGGCACAGCCAAAGCATGAGATGCGTGCCGCATGGATTGCCACTGTTCAGAATATCGACATGAAGGCAGGGATGGACAAAGCCGCCTACACGTCATGGGTTCAAACGACTCTGGATGATCTTAAAGAAAGAAACTTCAATACGGTCATCTATCAGGTGAAACCGACCGTCGATGCCCTCTACTCCTCAGATCTTGCCCCATGGTCGAAATACATCACCGGTAAAGCTCAAGGAACCGACCCTGGATATGACCCCCTCGGCATCATGCTTGAAGAAGCCCACAAACGGGGAATCGAGCTCCATGCATGGGTGAATCCCTACCGTGTCACCATGCCGGGCATGACGCTTAACGACCTTGATCCTGGCAATGTGGCAAAGCTTCACCCTGACTGGGTGCTGAAGTACGGAAGCCAATACTACCTAGATCCAGGGCTACCGGAGGTACAGGAATACCTCATCGAGACCGTGGAAGAGCTTGTAGCCAATTATGATATTGAAGCTGTACACATGGATGATTATTTCTATCCGTATAAAATTGCCGGACAAGACTTCCCTGATCAAGCTACATACGAGAAATACGGCAAGGACTTTGATTCGATCGAAGACTGGCGCAGGAATAATGTCGATGTCCTCGTCAAAGATATCAACACTTCCATCAAGGATATGAAGGAATGGGTGCAGTTCGGTATCTCTCCATTTGGCGTCTGGAGGAATATCGCCAAAGATCCAACTGGAAGTGATACGACGGCAGGCCAGACGAATTACGATGATCTTTACGCCGATACGCGTCAGTGGATCAAAGACGGCAGCATCGACTACATCACTCCGCAAATCTACTGGTCCCGGGACTTTGCCGCTGCAAACTATTCCATCCTCCTCGATTGGTGGAGCAATGAAGTGACTGAGTACGCCTATGAGCACCCCGTTCATCTCTATATCGGGACGGCTGACTACAAGGTTGGTGACAACTTCGATCAGCAGTGGTACGACCCGTATGAACTACCGGAACAGATCCTGGATAACCGTGAAAACGGCACGGCAAAAGGACAGATGCATTTCTCCCTTCAGCAGCTCTATAACAATCGCCTGGGATATGCGGATATCCTGAAGGAAGAAATCTATACAGAAACAGCCTTGACGCCGCCCACTCCTTGGAATAACAGGGAACTGCCGAAAAAACCGACCAAAGTAAAAGGGAAATCCAAACATGGCAGTGTCAAACTTGAGATTGAAGATAAGAAACACACTGCAAGAAAGTTTGTCATCTACCGGTTTGACGGTCCTCGTGAAGGCGATTATAATGATCCTGCCAATATCATCGATGTCGTCTATGCAGATGAAGATTCCTATACAGACGTTCCTCCTGGTAAGGGACTCTACACGTATGGAGTTACATCTGTATCCGATACCGGTCTTGAAAGCCGCGACGCCAAAACGGTACGTGTTAAACATTAG